In Deltaproteobacteria bacterium, the genomic stretch CGTAAATCGATCACCAACGGATCGTTTCGCTTGACCAGAAAAGAAGAGGAAGACTCTCCAGACAGAACAGACGCGGTCGAAGCAAATTGTTGCGGCCTGGTCATTCCCGCATCCTCGGCGGGAATGAGATAAATAAAGCTAGCGGAGCGTTCGCTTGCTCCCCCGGCCAGTGCCAATGCGTCGAGCAGCGTTTCCGAGCCGCTGGTTAAACTATACATTCCTGGCCGCGACACAGCCCCGAGAACGGCAACTTGCCGACTGCGATACTCACGGACAAAAACATGCACCTGCGGATTGCGTACAAATGTGACTTCGAGACGGCGCTGAATTTCCTTCGTCAGTGCGCCCTCGCTAAGACCAGTAGTCGGCACAACGCCAATGAGCGGCAGGACGAGCGTCCCGTCGCCGGAAATCCGTACGGCATAGTTTTGAATTTCCGCCACCGGGGGAGCGGAAATTTCCAGGACATCGCCAGGACCGAGGGGATAATCGGCAGGACTGGCTCCG encodes the following:
- a CDS encoding polysaccharide biosynthesis/export family protein, whose protein sequence is MRSGASPADYPLGPGDVLEISAPPVAEIQNYAVRISGDGTLVLPLIGVVPTTGLSEGALTKEIQRRLEVTFVRNPQVHVFVREYRSRQVAVLGAVSRPGMYSLTSGSETLLDALALAGGASERSASFIYLIPAEDAGMTRPQQFASTASVLSGESSSSFLVKRNDPLVIDLRSSNSEMDLISRALPVKPGDVVIVPDIGEVLVEGWVERPGSYKISPESTVTRAITAAGGLSFAADATMVKILRSDKTGAQSIIMIDVEKIKQGEAQDIPVQAGDFIEVPYSQAKVVPYGMYNLLASMIRIGFGVNIRSDY